The DNA window GCACCGTCGAAGAGGTGCGCACGATGCTCGCGCTGCGCGAGGACGTGTTCCGCGAGCACAACATCGACTCCGTCGAGCAGCTGCGCACCCTGCACGCGGCCGGCCGGCTGCCCCAGCTGGCCTCCGCCGAGATCGTCCTGGTCATCGACGGCTTCGGCGCGCTGCGCGACGACTTCGAGGAGCTCGACGACGCCGTCGTCGACATCCTCAAGCGCGGCGGCGGCTACGGCATCCACGTCGTGGCGGGCATGCTCCGCTGGAACGACGTCCGCATCGCCACCCAGTCGAACTTCGGCACCCGGGTGGAGCTGCGCCTCAACGACCCCAGCGAGTCCAGCATCGAGCGCAAGCTCGCGGAGACCCTCTCGCCCGACGAGCCCGGCCGGGTGCTGACCGACGGCAAGCTCTTCGCGCAGGTGGCGCTGCCCCGCACGGACGGCCTGCGCGAGACCACCGAGCTGGGCGCGGTGCTGGAGCGCACGGCCCGCACGATCCGGGCGACCTGGAGCGGCGAGGCCGCCCAGCCGGTACGGGTGCTGCCGCACCTGCTGGAGCCGCACCTGCTGCCGGGCCCGGTCTCCGAGCCCAAGCGGGTCCCGATCGGCCTCGACCAGAGCGCGCTGGCGCCCGTGCTGCTGGACCTGTTCCAGCACGACCAGCACCTGCTGGTCATGGGCGACAGCGAATGCGGCAAGACGAACCTGCTGAAGACGATCGCCGGCGGCCTCGTCGAGCGCTACGGCGAGGACGAGCTGGTCTTCGCCGTCATGGACCCGCGGCGCAGCCTGCGCGGTGTGGTCCCCGAGGAGTTCAACGGCGGCTACGCCTACAACTCCAAGATGTGCGCCGGGCTGGCCGCGGGCATCGCCACCGAGCTGGAACGGCGGCTGCCCGACGACAGCGCCCCGCTGGAGGACCTGGAGCCCGGCAGCTGGGGCGGCGGCCCGCGGATCGTGGTCCTCGTCGACGACTACGACGTGCTCACCACCGCCGGGCAGTCGCCGCTCGCCCCGTTCGTTCCGTACATCCCCTCGGCGGCGGACATCGGCCTGCACTTCGTGCTGACGCGCCGCGTCGCGGGCGCCTCGCGCGGCATGTACGAGCCGCTGGTGCAGGGCCTGCGCGAATCGGGGGCCTCGGCGGTCGTCATGGCCGGCGACCGGGGCGAGGGCCAGCTGTTCCCGGGGGTGTACGCCGCCCAGCACCCCGCCGGCCGCGGTGTGCTCATCCGCAGGGGCCAGTCCAACCGCCTGATCCAGACCGTGTACACGCCCGAGTAACGCCCCCGCCCCTGCCCCTCCCTGAAACCGGACTGCGAAGGACCGTACGCCCCCATGACCAAGGACGTCATAGCCCTCACCCCGAAGATGCCCGACCCGTGGGCGGTGCTCGCCGGCCTCCTCTCCGGGGGCCCGGACAAGCTGGTGAACACGGCGGGCGAGGGGGCGGTCGTACAGCTCTGCGACGAGCAGGGGCGGCCGCTGGTCTCGGTCGAGGCGCCGCTGCTGGTCCAGGTCGAGGGGGAGGCCGAGCGGCTGCTCGGGGCCACCCCGCCGCGCGTTCCGTTCTGGTGGACGGAGGCCCGCGCCACCACCGGCGTCCCCGACGCCGAGCGCCTCGCCGGGACCTTCGCGGCGCGCCTCGCCGACCTGGCCGGGGGGACCGCCTGGCCGCCGGAGGCGGCGCGCTCGCTGGGCGTGGTGCGCAGCGACGGGGTCAGCGTCGCGCCCACGCCCGCCGCGGCGCAGCCCGCCGTCGACGTGCTGACCCCCAACGTCGCCGTGGTCATCATGGACCGCCCGGTCGTCGCGATGACGGCCTGGCTCTCCGACGCCTTCCGGGCCTCCGCGGCGGCCGAGCGGGGGCTGCAGGTCGTCACCCCGCCCGGGACCCTGCTGTCCCCGGCGGTGCTGGCCAACATGCCGGAATGGCCCTCGCGGTGGGTCGTGCAGGACGAGCGGGAGGGCTACTACGACGGGCTCTCGGGCGCGGTGCTGCGCTGGCAGGAGGGCATGTTCGCCACCGTGGTGGCCGAGGACGCCACCGAGGAGGACCCGCGGACGCCGGTCGCCGCCTCGTACAAGGAGGTCGCGGAGACGGCCGAGCGGCAGCTGGCCATCACCTTCCGCACCATCCACCCCGCGGACGACCGGCTGGTCCTCGGCGGCGCCCTGGAGACGGTGTGGCGCGAGCTGACCGGCGAGCCCCCGGCGGGGTGGGGCACGGCCGAACCGGCCAACCTGCCCTGGTCGCCCGGCCGGCTGACCGACGTGGCCTTCGCCCGCGCCCCCGAGCCGACGTGGTTCGTGGTGGTGGGCAGCCCCGAGCGCCCGGGCCTCGCCACGGTCCGGATCAGCCGTACGAAGGCGGGCGTCGAGGAGACCGTCACGCTGGCGCTCGGCTACGGCGCCGGCGAGGAACCGCCGCTCGACGCCCTGCCCCGCACCGCGGAGGCCCTCGTCACCCGCCACCGCCTCCAGTCGATGCTCGTACAACTGCGCAAAGCCCGCCGCGATCTGCTGGTCCCGCCGCGCTTCGAGGGCCCGGGCGTGCCGCTCGCCTTCGTCCTGGGTTCGGAGGAGGTCCGCGCCATGCCGGACGACCGCGCCCGGCGCACCCCGCTGGCGGAGCAGCCGGTGCGGCTGGGCCCGAAGGCCCGCCCCGCCTACTACTACCCGCTGCCGGGGGATCCGTCGGACCTGTCGGGGTGGGCCGTCTTCGAGCGGCTGATGGGCCATCTGAAGGGCTCGTGAAGGCCTGTGATGATTTGTCATGGGTGCGTCACAAAGCCGCTCGTTGCCGGTTGCAGCAGCGATGTAGGTTGATAGAACTGGACATACTTGTGGTCGTTCGGATGTACGGGGGTGTGGGATGAAGTTCGACATGGGGACGCAGGTTCTGACGAATCTGATGTCGGGGTCGCGTAACTCGAATACGGACCTGGGTTCGCTGATCAAGCAGCTGGTGGCCGCGGCGCAGCCGTTGGAGGGCAAGTTCCAGGGGCAGGGCAAGGTCGCGTTCGACTCGTTCAAGTTGCGTGCGGACGGGATCGCGAAGGAGCTGAACGCTTCGCTGGCGGCGATCTTGGGTGGTCAGTCGGGGATGGAGCAGGCGTTCGGGTCGGGTGACCAGGAGCAGGGTGAGAACGCGCGGCAGACGCAGGGTTCGGCGAACTTCGACGCGGCGCGTTTCCGGGGCCGCTAGGCCTGCCGCTGGTCCTTGTTCTTCTGATGGGTCTTTTTCACGGGGAGTGTGGTTGTGGTGGCTGGTGGGCCGGATCGTCGTGCGTACGACTTGGGTGCCTCGACGGAGGTGCAGGGCGGTATCAAGGCGTGATCGGCCAGTTGGAGCAGGTGATCGCGGCGCGTGAGGCGCAGGTCGCGGCGGCGATGACGGACTTCGCGGCGATGGTGTGGCGGATGACTACCACGCCAAGGAGCTGCGGTGGAAGAACGCCTCGCAGGAGGTCAAGAACATCATTCAGCTGTTGAACACGACGCTGGAGAAGAACGACGCGACGGCGCAGCAGACGTTGCAGCGGGCGAAGGCCGCGGTCGACAACATCGGCTGAGCGGTTGGGTGCGGCGGGAGAGTTGGTCGGGGTAGTACGGGGGTTGGTTGATGACGTCGTGGGACATCAAGCCGCAGGGTGTGCAGGGCCAGTTGAAGACGGTCGGCACGAATGCGGGTGAGTTGGAGAAGGCGTTGAACGCGCTGCTCACGGCCATGTCGGAGGCGGCGCAGGCCGCGGGGACGGCCGTGCCCGGTTCGGCGTCGGGATGACTCGCAGGGCCCCTTGGCGCCCGGTGCGGCCGCGTCCCCCGGCGTGCCCTATCTGGCGCCGCAGAAGGCGATGGGTCCTGTGGCGGCGGCGTTGGGTGAGTATCTGACGGCGCGCAAGCCGGAGTTCAAGTCGATGGCGGAGCGGATCGAGGCGTGCATCCTCGGTGCGGTGAAGGCGACGAACGAGTATCTGGAAGGCGATCTCGATCAGGCGAAGGCGGCTCAGGACGCGGCCAGGTCGGTCAATCTCGAGGTGCTGCGTGAGAAGCCGGGGGGCAAGAAGTGAGTGGGGACGCGCCGGTCGATCCGGCTGAGGTGCCGGTGTTCACCGGGGATCTGGCGACGCTGGACGCGAAGGTGAAGCTGATCTCGTCGGGGGGTGCGGCGGTCGCGACGAAGACCTCGGACGTCCACACCAGCTTCGGCGGGGTCCAGGCCTTCTACAAGGCTCCCGAGGCCGACCAGCTGTTCGCGACGACGAAGCCGGTCTCCGACCTGGGGTTGAAGCTCAGCTCCGACATGTGCACGATCGCCGGCGCGCTGGGCACGTACTCCCGCGACGCCGCACCGGTCATCAAGAAGCTCGAATCGCTGAAGGCGGAAGCGGCGTCGTTCCGCGAGAAGACCGACAAGGACGACAAGTGGCGTGAGGACGGCGATCTGATCGACGAGAACCTCGAGCGCCGCAACAAGATCGCGGAGGTGTGGGCCGAGTTCCAGGAACTGGAGCGAGCGGCCCACGGAGATCGTCGCCCTGGTCGGCGGCAAGCCGTTGAAGGTCAACGACGGCTCCAACGGCAAGGACATGTACGGCTACGACGCCGAGGCGATGAAGCAGTCCAAGTCCCTGCCCTGGGGTGACGCCGTCGAGGAGTCCATCCCCGCCTGGCAGGTGTGGGAGCACGCCTGGGAGTTCGGCAAGGGCATCGTCGTCGACGGCGTGTGGGGCACACTCAAGGGCCTGGGCGGCCTGGTCGGCCTTCAGGGCTGGGATGTGTTCAAGCAGTCCTGGACGGGTCTGGCCAAGCTGGGCACCGGCCTGGCCATCATGTCGATCCCCGGCGTCGGTCCCCTCTTCCTCGCCGCACCCGATGACAAGCTGCCCTCCTGGCTCCGCGACTCGCGCACCGCGATGAAGGAGACCGGCAAGGCCCTGCTCGCCTGGGACCAGTGGGGCTCCAAC is part of the Streptomyces subrutilus genome and encodes:
- a CDS encoding DUF6177 family protein, with the translated sequence MTKDVIALTPKMPDPWAVLAGLLSGGPDKLVNTAGEGAVVQLCDEQGRPLVSVEAPLLVQVEGEAERLLGATPPRVPFWWTEARATTGVPDAERLAGTFAARLADLAGGTAWPPEAARSLGVVRSDGVSVAPTPAAAQPAVDVLTPNVAVVIMDRPVVAMTAWLSDAFRASAAAERGLQVVTPPGTLLSPAVLANMPEWPSRWVVQDEREGYYDGLSGAVLRWQEGMFATVVAEDATEEDPRTPVAASYKEVAETAERQLAITFRTIHPADDRLVLGGALETVWRELTGEPPAGWGTAEPANLPWSPGRLTDVAFARAPEPTWFVVVGSPERPGLATVRISRTKAGVEETVTLALGYGAGEEPPLDALPRTAEALVTRHRLQSMLVQLRKARRDLLVPPRFEGPGVPLAFVLGSEEVRAMPDDRARRTPLAEQPVRLGPKARPAYYYPLPGDPSDLSGWAVFERLMGHLKGS